From one Montipora capricornis isolate CH-2021 chromosome 10, ASM3666992v2, whole genome shotgun sequence genomic stretch:
- the LOC138022010 gene encoding doublesex- and mab-3-related transcription factor 1-like: protein MEDSSLEKLVGMKKERKPSCTLCSNHGVRSNLKGHKHHCPFLNCHCERCVKGRKKRDIMKQQVRLRRKQMKDFGNRTFCATPSEPQADISSSTFAKTEETLVKEDGSVLDETRENFPKTSGRSLMQSVSNIMHSPYSVPRRKSFNCSPYVSTPFQTVWTTCDGRIFHYNNWPEQGLSPYSVEPQASQVFSVSDNSAFVKYCNLPSRMADHSMISFKYGRPSSDEAAAVLASFGNSEHGIRNR, encoded by the exons ATGGAGGATTCCTCTCTTGAGAAGCTGGTGGGAATGAAAAAGGAACGCAAACCTTCATGTACTCTTTGCAGTAATCATGGTGTACGTTCGAACCTCAAAGGCCATAAACATCACTGCCCTTTCTTGAACTGCCATTGCGAACGGTGTGTAAAGGGACGCAAGAAAAGAGACATCATGAAACAGCAAGTTCGTCTTCGTAGAAAACAGATGAAAGACTTTGGAAACCGAACTTTCTGTGCTACGCCTTCGGAGCcgcaag CGGACATCTCCTCTTCTACATTTGCTAAAACTGAAGAAACTCTCGTTAAGGAAGACGGAAGCGTTTTGGATGAAACCAGGGAAAATTTTCCCAAAACTAGCGGGCGCAGTTTGATGCAGAGCGTGTCTAACATCATGCATTCACCGTACAGCGTCCCTCGGCGAAAATCATTTAACTGCAGTCCTTATGTGTCAACTCCTTTCCAAACCGTGTGGACCACTTGTGATGGCCGAATTTTTCATTACAACAACTGGCCGGAACAAGGTCTGTCGCCGTATTCTGTGGAGCCGCAGGCCAGCCAAGTGTTTTCGGTATCAGATAACAGCGCTTTTGTCAAGTACTGCAATCTACCTTCAAGAATGGCAGACCATAGTATGATTTCGTTTAAGTATGGCCGTCCTTCGTCTGATGAAGCTGCTGCCGTTTTGGCATCTTTTGGAAATTCAGAGCATGGCATAAGAAATCGGTGA